One segment of Kryptolebias marmoratus isolate JLee-2015 linkage group LG23, ASM164957v2, whole genome shotgun sequence DNA contains the following:
- the lig4 gene encoding DNA ligase 4 isoform X2 — protein sequence MEGTSKSDAAGGPTVADRVPFFHLCTTLEKIQRSKLRPEKSKILRDFLESWRKFHSALHKDDPKTTDSFYPAMRLIVPPFERERMAYGIKESMLAKLYIDVLGLPKNGPEAGRLLNYRAPTTSQGEAGDFASMAYFVLKKRCSSQGGLSVKEVNDFLDSVAINNANKQKDQVKKSLLHLITQSSALEQKWLIRMILKDMKLGISKETVLQVFHPDAADLYNVNTDLKKVCQQLHSPSVSLSEVSIELFSAFKPMLAAVADIRGVEKQMGGGAFYVETKLDGERIQLHKDGDVYKYFSRNAFEYTQQFGSSPREGSLTPHVHGAFKGHVVSCILDGEMMAYDPAAETFMQKGSKFDIKRLMDDSELQTCFCVFDVLLVNNQKLGKEPLKKRYETLQTVFSPVKGRLHLVPKTEVRTMQQVVGALNDAIDNREEGIMVKDPLSLYKPDKRGEGWLKIKPEYVDGLMDELDLLIVGGYWGKGRRGGMMSHFLCAVAEAPKPGEKPSVFHSLCRIGSGYTMKELYDLGLKLAKHWKVYRKNDPPASILCGTEKPEVYIEPSDSVIIQVKAAEIVGSDMYKANCTLRFPRIERIRDDKEWHQCMTLAELEQFRGRASGKLASRHVRVNGDEPQGKKRKLPAKPKKVIGIVDHFKPQDLSGVSKETDMFEDVEFCVLNGTADHPKSELEKGVARCCGIVVQNPGPDTYCVIAGVENMRVKNLISSNQHDVVWASWLLECLDQREVVPWQPRHMIHMSPSTREHFAKEYDAYGDSYFVDTDERQLREVFGRIGGAEAEAVNAAQVEERYGWDDLPTSMFRPFTVYADVFADIGDPTSVVPASCLNLRALEVRYHGGTVARTLEEGVSHVIVEEETRLLDLRALRHRFRKKFKIVRDSWVTDSIKAGYLLDDSDYLL from the exons ATGGAGGGAACTTCCAAAAGCGACGCCGCAGGTGGGCCGACCGTTGCTGATCGCGTCCCTTTCTTCCACCTGTGCACCACTTTAGAGAAAATCCAGAGGTCCAAGCTGCGTCCTGAGAAATCCAAGATCCTCAGGGATTTCCTGGAGTCGTGGCGGAAGTTTCACTCCGCCCTCCACAAAGACGACCCCAAAACCACGGACTCCTTCTACCCCGCCATGCGCCTCATCGTCCCCCCGTTCGAACGAGAGCGAATGGCGTACGGCATCAAGGAAAGCATGCTCGCCAAACTCTACATCGACGTCCTAGGCCTCCCCAAGAACGGTCCCGAGGCCGGCAGGCTGCTAAACTACCGCGCGCCGACCACGTCCCAAGGAGAGGCCGGGGACTTCGCCAGCATGGCGTACTTTGTGCTGAAGAAACGCTGCTCGAGCCAGGGAGGCCTCAGCGTCAAAGAGGTCAACGACTTCCTGGACTCGGTGGCGATCAACAATGCCAACAAGCAGAAGGATCAAGTGAAAAAGAGCCTGCTGCACCTCATCACCCAGAGCTCCGCCCTGGAGCAAAAGTGGCTCATCCGAATGATCCTGAAGGACATGAAGCTCGGCATCAGCAAGGAGACCGTCCTGCAGGTCTTCCACCCGGACGCCGCCGACCTCTACAACGTCAACACGGACTTGAAGAAGGTCTGCCAGCAGCTCCACAGCCCTTCCGTGTCCCTCAGCGAAGTCTCCATCGAGCTCTTCTCGGCCTTCAAGCCGATGCTGGCGGCGGTGGCCGACATCCGCGGCGTGGAGAAGCAGATGGGCGGCGGCGCCTTTTACGTGGAGACGAAGCTGGACGGCGAGCGGATCCAGCTGCACAAGGACGGCGACGTGTACAAGTACTTCAGCCGGAACGCCTTCGAGTACACGCAGCAGTTCGGCAGCTCGCCGCGGGAGGGATCGCTGACGCCGCACGTTCACGGCGCCTTCAAGGGCCACGTCGTCAGCTGCATCCTGGACGGCGAGATGATGGCGTACGACCCGGCGGCGGAGACGTTCATGCAGAAGGGGAGCAAGTTTGACATCAAGAGGCTAATGGACGACTCGGAGCTGCAGACgtgcttctgtgtgtttgacGTCCTGTTGGTGAACAACCAAAAGCTCGGCAAAGAGCCGCTGAAGAAGCGGTACGAGACGCTCCAGACCGTCTTCTCGCCAGTTAAGGGGCGGTTGCACCTGGTGCCGAAGACCGAAGTCAGGACCATGCAGCAGGTGGTCGGTGCGCTTAATGATGCCATCGACAACAGGGAGGAGGGGATCATGGTGAAGGATCCTCTCTCCTTATACAAACCGGACAAACGGGGGGAGGGCTGGCTGAAGATAAAGCCAGAATATGTGGATGGCTTGATGGATGAGCTCGATCTGCTGATCGTCGGCGGCTACTGGGGGAAAGGGAGGCGGGGCGGGATGATGTCCCATTTCTTGTGTGCGGTCGCCGAAGCACCAAAGCCCGGCGAGAAACCGTCGGTATTCCACTCCCTCTGCCGCATCGGCTCGGGGTACACCATGAAAGAACTGTACGACCTGGGTTTGAAGCTCGCCAAGCACTGGAAGGTCTACCGGAAAAACGACCCGCCGGCGTCCATCCTGTGCGGTACAGAGAAGCCGGAGGTCTACATCGAACCCAGCGACTCCGTCATCATCCAGGTCAAGGCGGCGGAGATCGTCGGGAGCGACATGTACAAGGCCAACTGTACGCTGCGCTTCCCACGGATCGAGAGGATCCGCGACGACAAGGAGTGGCACCAGTGCATGACGCTCGCCGAGCTGGAGCAGTTCCGTGGCCGAGCATCCGGGAAGCTGGCCTCGCGGCACGTCCGCGTCAACGGTGACGAGCCGCAGGGGAAGAAGAGGAAGCTGCCCGCCAAGCCCAAGAAGGTGATCGGCATCGTCGACCACTTTAAGCCCCAGGACCTGTCCGGCGTCTCCAAGGAGACCGACATGTTCGAGGACGTGGAGTTCTGTGTCCTGAACGGCACAGCGGACCACCCCAAGTCGGAGCTGGAAAAAGGCGTGGCCAG GTGTTGCGGCATTGTGGTCCAGAATCCCGGTCCAGACACTTACTGCGTGATTGCTGGCGTGGAGAACATGCGTGTGAAGAACCTGATCTCGTCCAATCAGCACGATGTGGTCTGGGCCTCCTGGCTGCTGGAGTGCCTGGACCAGAGGGAGGTGGTGCCGTGGCAACCTCGCCACATGATCCACATGTCGCCGTCCACCAGGGAGCACTTCGCCAAGGAGTACGACGCCTACGGCGACAGCTACTTCGTGGACACAGACGAGCGGCAGCTGCGCGAGGTCTTCGGCCGAATCGGCGGCGCCGAGGCGGAGGCGGTGAACGCGGCGCAGGTGGAGGAGCGTTACGGCTGGGATGACCTCCCCACGAGCATGTTCAGACCCTTCACGGTCTACGCGGATGTCTTTGCCGACATCGGCGATCCGACAAGCGTCGTGCCCGCGTCCTGCCTGAACCTCCGGGCGCTGGAGGTCCGCTACCACGGGGGGACGGTGGCGAGGACATTGGAGGAAGGGGTTTCGCACGTGATCGTCGAGGAGGAGACGAGGCTCCTGGACCTGAGAGCCCTGCGGCACCGCTTTCGGAAGAAGTTTAAGATTGTCCGTGACTCCTGGGTCACCGATTCGATCAAAGCTGGGTATCTGTTGGACGATAGTGACTACTTGCTGTGA
- the lig4 gene encoding DNA ligase 4 isoform X1 produces MFPLSFNKQSDFIMEGTSKSDAAGGPTVADRVPFFHLCTTLEKIQRSKLRPEKSKILRDFLESWRKFHSALHKDDPKTTDSFYPAMRLIVPPFERERMAYGIKESMLAKLYIDVLGLPKNGPEAGRLLNYRAPTTSQGEAGDFASMAYFVLKKRCSSQGGLSVKEVNDFLDSVAINNANKQKDQVKKSLLHLITQSSALEQKWLIRMILKDMKLGISKETVLQVFHPDAADLYNVNTDLKKVCQQLHSPSVSLSEVSIELFSAFKPMLAAVADIRGVEKQMGGGAFYVETKLDGERIQLHKDGDVYKYFSRNAFEYTQQFGSSPREGSLTPHVHGAFKGHVVSCILDGEMMAYDPAAETFMQKGSKFDIKRLMDDSELQTCFCVFDVLLVNNQKLGKEPLKKRYETLQTVFSPVKGRLHLVPKTEVRTMQQVVGALNDAIDNREEGIMVKDPLSLYKPDKRGEGWLKIKPEYVDGLMDELDLLIVGGYWGKGRRGGMMSHFLCAVAEAPKPGEKPSVFHSLCRIGSGYTMKELYDLGLKLAKHWKVYRKNDPPASILCGTEKPEVYIEPSDSVIIQVKAAEIVGSDMYKANCTLRFPRIERIRDDKEWHQCMTLAELEQFRGRASGKLASRHVRVNGDEPQGKKRKLPAKPKKVIGIVDHFKPQDLSGVSKETDMFEDVEFCVLNGTADHPKSELEKGVARCCGIVVQNPGPDTYCVIAGVENMRVKNLISSNQHDVVWASWLLECLDQREVVPWQPRHMIHMSPSTREHFAKEYDAYGDSYFVDTDERQLREVFGRIGGAEAEAVNAAQVEERYGWDDLPTSMFRPFTVYADVFADIGDPTSVVPASCLNLRALEVRYHGGTVARTLEEGVSHVIVEEETRLLDLRALRHRFRKKFKIVRDSWVTDSIKAGYLLDDSDYLL; encoded by the exons ATGTTCCCGctcagttttaataaacaatcAG ATTTCATCATGGAGGGAACTTCCAAAAGCGACGCCGCAGGTGGGCCGACCGTTGCTGATCGCGTCCCTTTCTTCCACCTGTGCACCACTTTAGAGAAAATCCAGAGGTCCAAGCTGCGTCCTGAGAAATCCAAGATCCTCAGGGATTTCCTGGAGTCGTGGCGGAAGTTTCACTCCGCCCTCCACAAAGACGACCCCAAAACCACGGACTCCTTCTACCCCGCCATGCGCCTCATCGTCCCCCCGTTCGAACGAGAGCGAATGGCGTACGGCATCAAGGAAAGCATGCTCGCCAAACTCTACATCGACGTCCTAGGCCTCCCCAAGAACGGTCCCGAGGCCGGCAGGCTGCTAAACTACCGCGCGCCGACCACGTCCCAAGGAGAGGCCGGGGACTTCGCCAGCATGGCGTACTTTGTGCTGAAGAAACGCTGCTCGAGCCAGGGAGGCCTCAGCGTCAAAGAGGTCAACGACTTCCTGGACTCGGTGGCGATCAACAATGCCAACAAGCAGAAGGATCAAGTGAAAAAGAGCCTGCTGCACCTCATCACCCAGAGCTCCGCCCTGGAGCAAAAGTGGCTCATCCGAATGATCCTGAAGGACATGAAGCTCGGCATCAGCAAGGAGACCGTCCTGCAGGTCTTCCACCCGGACGCCGCCGACCTCTACAACGTCAACACGGACTTGAAGAAGGTCTGCCAGCAGCTCCACAGCCCTTCCGTGTCCCTCAGCGAAGTCTCCATCGAGCTCTTCTCGGCCTTCAAGCCGATGCTGGCGGCGGTGGCCGACATCCGCGGCGTGGAGAAGCAGATGGGCGGCGGCGCCTTTTACGTGGAGACGAAGCTGGACGGCGAGCGGATCCAGCTGCACAAGGACGGCGACGTGTACAAGTACTTCAGCCGGAACGCCTTCGAGTACACGCAGCAGTTCGGCAGCTCGCCGCGGGAGGGATCGCTGACGCCGCACGTTCACGGCGCCTTCAAGGGCCACGTCGTCAGCTGCATCCTGGACGGCGAGATGATGGCGTACGACCCGGCGGCGGAGACGTTCATGCAGAAGGGGAGCAAGTTTGACATCAAGAGGCTAATGGACGACTCGGAGCTGCAGACgtgcttctgtgtgtttgacGTCCTGTTGGTGAACAACCAAAAGCTCGGCAAAGAGCCGCTGAAGAAGCGGTACGAGACGCTCCAGACCGTCTTCTCGCCAGTTAAGGGGCGGTTGCACCTGGTGCCGAAGACCGAAGTCAGGACCATGCAGCAGGTGGTCGGTGCGCTTAATGATGCCATCGACAACAGGGAGGAGGGGATCATGGTGAAGGATCCTCTCTCCTTATACAAACCGGACAAACGGGGGGAGGGCTGGCTGAAGATAAAGCCAGAATATGTGGATGGCTTGATGGATGAGCTCGATCTGCTGATCGTCGGCGGCTACTGGGGGAAAGGGAGGCGGGGCGGGATGATGTCCCATTTCTTGTGTGCGGTCGCCGAAGCACCAAAGCCCGGCGAGAAACCGTCGGTATTCCACTCCCTCTGCCGCATCGGCTCGGGGTACACCATGAAAGAACTGTACGACCTGGGTTTGAAGCTCGCCAAGCACTGGAAGGTCTACCGGAAAAACGACCCGCCGGCGTCCATCCTGTGCGGTACAGAGAAGCCGGAGGTCTACATCGAACCCAGCGACTCCGTCATCATCCAGGTCAAGGCGGCGGAGATCGTCGGGAGCGACATGTACAAGGCCAACTGTACGCTGCGCTTCCCACGGATCGAGAGGATCCGCGACGACAAGGAGTGGCACCAGTGCATGACGCTCGCCGAGCTGGAGCAGTTCCGTGGCCGAGCATCCGGGAAGCTGGCCTCGCGGCACGTCCGCGTCAACGGTGACGAGCCGCAGGGGAAGAAGAGGAAGCTGCCCGCCAAGCCCAAGAAGGTGATCGGCATCGTCGACCACTTTAAGCCCCAGGACCTGTCCGGCGTCTCCAAGGAGACCGACATGTTCGAGGACGTGGAGTTCTGTGTCCTGAACGGCACAGCGGACCACCCCAAGTCGGAGCTGGAAAAAGGCGTGGCCAG GTGTTGCGGCATTGTGGTCCAGAATCCCGGTCCAGACACTTACTGCGTGATTGCTGGCGTGGAGAACATGCGTGTGAAGAACCTGATCTCGTCCAATCAGCACGATGTGGTCTGGGCCTCCTGGCTGCTGGAGTGCCTGGACCAGAGGGAGGTGGTGCCGTGGCAACCTCGCCACATGATCCACATGTCGCCGTCCACCAGGGAGCACTTCGCCAAGGAGTACGACGCCTACGGCGACAGCTACTTCGTGGACACAGACGAGCGGCAGCTGCGCGAGGTCTTCGGCCGAATCGGCGGCGCCGAGGCGGAGGCGGTGAACGCGGCGCAGGTGGAGGAGCGTTACGGCTGGGATGACCTCCCCACGAGCATGTTCAGACCCTTCACGGTCTACGCGGATGTCTTTGCCGACATCGGCGATCCGACAAGCGTCGTGCCCGCGTCCTGCCTGAACCTCCGGGCGCTGGAGGTCCGCTACCACGGGGGGACGGTGGCGAGGACATTGGAGGAAGGGGTTTCGCACGTGATCGTCGAGGAGGAGACGAGGCTCCTGGACCTGAGAGCCCTGCGGCACCGCTTTCGGAAGAAGTTTAAGATTGTCCGTGACTCCTGGGTCACCGATTCGATCAAAGCTGGGTATCTGTTGGACGATAGTGACTACTTGCTGTGA